A DNA window from Halorussus salinus contains the following coding sequences:
- a CDS encoding YHS domain-containing protein: MAQCAVCGADVEKTSPEETDYRDEQFAVAQVEYEGETYRFCSEEHRETFEKAPEEYA; the protein is encoded by the coding sequence ATGGCTCAATGCGCCGTCTGCGGTGCCGACGTAGAGAAGACCAGCCCCGAGGAGACCGACTACCGGGACGAGCAGTTCGCGGTCGCGCAGGTCGAGTACGAGGGCGAGACCTACCGGTTCTGTAGCGAGGAACACCGCGAGACGTTCGAAAAAGCTCCCGAGGAGTACGCTTAG
- a CDS encoding FlaD/FlaE family flagellar protein, producing the protein MPTTPGDYDLRELRRLADPHRETPEEFEEGEELPAPPDEVLRHSERNELVQLQSQFAAAGALPEKPYLDALPDQYSTEVVVFEWLDFLINKAGFENTGNALQYYEEVEWITASVREGLRDYMRGFSEVESFDPDKPGPADLDVDDHVLSLVYIARLASV; encoded by the coding sequence ATGCCGACGACGCCCGGAGATTACGACCTGCGCGAACTGCGTCGCCTCGCGGACCCGCACCGCGAGACCCCCGAGGAGTTCGAGGAGGGCGAGGAGTTGCCAGCGCCGCCCGACGAGGTGTTGCGCCACAGCGAGCGAAACGAACTCGTCCAGTTGCAGAGCCAGTTCGCCGCGGCGGGCGCGCTCCCCGAGAAGCCGTATCTCGACGCCCTGCCCGACCAGTACAGCACGGAGGTCGTGGTGTTCGAGTGGCTCGACTTCCTCATCAACAAGGCCGGGTTCGAGAACACCGGCAACGCCCTCCAGTACTACGAGGAGGTCGAGTGGATAACCGCGTCGGTCCGCGAGGGGTTGCGCGACTACATGCGCGGGTTCTCGGAGGTCGAGAGCTTCGACCCCGACAAGCCCGGCCCGGCCGACCTCGACGTGGACGACCACGTGTTGAGTCTGGTGTACATCGCGCGACTGGCGTCCGTCTGA